In Dromiciops gliroides isolate mDroGli1 chromosome 4, mDroGli1.pri, whole genome shotgun sequence, one DNA window encodes the following:
- the LOC122753571 gene encoding LOW QUALITY PROTEIN: translocon-associated protein subunit delta-like (The sequence of the model RefSeq protein was modified relative to this genomic sequence to represent the inferred CDS: deleted 2 bases in 1 codon), giving the protein MAASLEPTQASARQILLLLLLLIIGLSARSVEPCTDPVITPSYYTTSDVVISTETVFIVEISLMCKNRAQNVALYADVNGKQFPVTRGQDIGRYQVSWSLEHRSVHSRTYEVKFFDEESYSLLIKAQRSNEDVSAIRPLFTVSVDHQGAWNGPWVSTKMPAAMIGMVIYYMAFSAKSNIQA; this is encoded by the exons ATGGCTGCCTCCCTTGAGCCCACCCAGGCCTCCGCCCGCCAAATCCTGCTCCTCCTGCTGCTTCTCATCATCGGGCTCTCAGCCCGCTCAGTAGAGCCCTGCACTGATCCTGTGATTACTCCTTCCTACTACACCACCTCTGATGTGGTCATTTCCACTGAGACTGTTTTCATCGTTGAGATCTCTTTGATGTGCAAGAATAGGGCACAGAAT GTGGCCCTCTATGCTGACGTTAATGGAAAGCAGTTTCCAGTGACTCGTGGCCAGGATATTGGACGCTATCAGGTATCCTGGAGCTTGGAACATAGGAGTGTCCATTCTAGAACCTATGAAGTCAAGTTCTTTGATGAAGAATCCTATAGTCTTCTGATAAAGGCCCAGAGAAGCAATGAGGATGTTTCAGCCATTAGACCCTTGTTCACAGTCAGTGTGGATCACCAGGGTGCCTGGAATGGGCCATGGGTCTCTACCAAGATGCCGGCTGCAATGATCGGCATGGTGATCTATTACATGGCTTTCAGCGCCAAAAGCAACATTCAGGCCTGA